The genomic interval TTTGCTGGCCATGCCGGACTGGGCGATGACCCGCAGGGTCAGCAGTACGGACATGTCGACCTCGTCCAGGTCTCCTGCGTCGGGGAGTTGCGGCAGCGTCACCCGAAATTTGCCATCCCGATCGACTCTGAGGGAATCCGCCCACAGATTCAGGGAGGCCACCGGGTTGCCGTCGGACGCGTTCCATAGAATGCGAAAAAAGCCAAACCGGTTGCGGTCTTCCATGGTTTTGTGTTCGTCGTCTTCGAACTGGCGTGGCAGGGCAAGTTCGCCGAAATCAGGTTCGATGCCCGCGTAGGCGGTCCGCAGGTCGACCAGTTCCCGGATTTGCCCTTCAGACCAGAGCGGCATCTTGATGACGCTGTCTATGAAGAGCTGGCTGTCCCTTACCCGTGAGATATACTGCCAGGCGGCCCAGTCCAGGGTCAAAAACCAGAAGGCCTCGGCCGTTACGGCCCTGTAAACGGCCGCCATCCGGTCCATATCTTTCTGACCGTAGAAAGCGGGCCGGGACAGCCGGTGGATGTCGTCGACGGCGATGATGCGGATCGATTTTTCCTGAATAGACCGGGAAATGGCATCGGGCGTCGCGTCGGAGGAATTCAGACCCAGCTTGCGGGCGAACGTTTCTTCGAAAGCGCTGAACCCCCCGGGCGGGCAGCTGAAACGCAACACGCCTTCCCCGAAACGATCGGCCAGTCTCCTGATAAGGAAGGATTTTCCCCCGCCGTGTTCGACGACGACGGCCGCCATGCCCTTGCGCCCTTTTTCCACCAGCCGCGTCATTTTCTCCAGCGTGTCCTGCCCAACCGATTCCACTGTGCCTCCATCGTCGTCAAACAGAAGACGCCGGATATCCTCCGAAACGGGATCGCCTTCTATTTTCTGCGGTTCGCGCTCGCTGACACGAATGGCTTCCAGGCGTGTCAGGTTGGCGATGAGATAGCGCCCGCCCTCGAAGGTCGTGACCAGCCGCAACACGAAACGGCGCATCCAAATTACAAACAGGTAGACGGCGCCCAGGGCAGCCCCGAGAAATCCGGGCAATCCTTTCTGGTTCTGGCATATCTTCTGCACAAAAGTCGTCGGTTGCTGAATCTCCTCCAGGCTCCGGTAAATTTCCGGGCGCCACCATCGTATCAGCAGAAAGGCAACCGGAATCGCCAGCAATTTTGCTAAAACCCACACCCATGCATAGATCGTCCCCTCGCCCGCGAGGACGCCCGTGATGCCCAGGCCCAACCCGACGACCAGCCCCCAGGCGGCGATGAGCCAGAATGAGCGCAACCGCAATTTGGCAGTTTCACTTCTCAAACCTGCCGCCCCCCGGGTGGACAAGGCATCGACAAGAAGGACCAAAAACCACGCCACCAGGACCAGCTGGGCATTCGTCCATACCAGGTCGTTGATAATGTGCCCCTTCGCCGTTCTTACAATGTTCAGCGACACGGAGAGAAGGAACCACCACTCCAGCGGACTGCGGACACGATTCAGATACCACAGGAGCTTGGCGGACCAGGTATGAGTCACGCGGCGGGGCTTGATGCCGAGAATGCTGGCGCGCAGGTTGGGAATTCCCTTTTTCGCCCAACGGCGCCACAAGTAGAAGATGAAGCAAGCGACAAACAGCTGCAGGAGGGCCAGCAATACGGGGATGGGTGCTTTTTTGATACTTCTGAACGATTGGCCGCCCTCCGCGGGCAGCAGGCGCAGCCGGATGCGAAGCATGAGCAGCAGGTAGTCGATCTCATCTTTGAAAGCCTGTACGCCCTCGATGCCGGTTCCCGTGACGGTTTGCCGCAGGGTAGGGGAAAGGGCCGGCAGCAGTGCGATGCGCAGCTTGTAAAGAACGACCAGGTCGGTGGAAAGCTGTTTTACCACCTGAAAGTTTCGGGAGCCGCTTCCCTCCGGCCGGTCGGTGGGCGGTCTGATTTTTGCTGGCTTCTTTTTCACTTCCCCCGTTTCAACAGGGGAATCGGAGGGACTTTTCGGCGATTCGGCTTCAGGGGCTCGCGCTTGGGATGTGTCCGAACCCGAGAGGAAGGTGTGCAGCTTTTCACGCGCACCCCTGAGAGCGACATCCAGTTCCAGGTAAAAATCGTCCGCATCTTTTGCCGTGAGCGTTCTTTTACGGAGGCCGAATGCCAGTTGCTGATAGCGGCCGACCCATTTTTGCGAAGAACTTAAAGAGAGCGGCATTTCTTCTGCAGCCGAAGGCTGTTCCACCGCCGGCCCTGTTATGGGCGGCTTGGCCTCACCGGCTGTGCTTCCTGCAAAAGCGGCAGCAGGTTTCCGTGACGGCACGGACCCGGTTTGCCCCGGGCTCGGCTGCGCGCAAACGCTCACCAATATCACCGTCGCGATTATGACAAAAAAACGGCTGCTGACGCGT from Deltaproteobacteria bacterium carries:
- a CDS encoding ATP-binding protein, producing the protein MPSRKPAAAFAGSTAGEAKPPITGPAVEQPSAAEEMPLSLSSSQKWVGRYQQLAFGLRKRTLTAKDADDFYLELDVALRGAREKLHTFLSGSDTSQARAPEAESPKSPSDSPVETGEVKKKPAKIRPPTDRPEGSGSRNFQVVKQLSTDLVVLYKLRIALLPALSPTLRQTVTGTGIEGVQAFKDEIDYLLLMLRIRLRLLPAEGGQSFRSIKKAPIPVLLALLQLFVACFIFYLWRRWAKKGIPNLRASILGIKPRRVTHTWSAKLLWYLNRVRSPLEWWFLLSVSLNIVRTAKGHIINDLVWTNAQLVLVAWFLVLLVDALSTRGAAGLRSETAKLRLRSFWLIAAWGLVVGLGLGITGVLAGEGTIYAWVWVLAKLLAIPVAFLLIRWWRPEIYRSLEEIQQPTTFVQKICQNQKGLPGFLGAALGAVYLFVIWMRRFVLRLVTTFEGGRYLIANLTRLEAIRVSEREPQKIEGDPVSEDIRRLLFDDDGGTVESVGQDTLEKMTRLVEKGRKGMAAVVVEHGGGKSFLIRRLADRFGEGVLRFSCPPGGFSAFEETFARKLGLNSSDATPDAISRSIQEKSIRIIAVDDIHRLSRPAFYGQKDMDRMAAVYRAVTAEAFWFLTLDWAAWQYISRVRDSQLFIDSVIKMPLWSEGQIRELVDLRTAYAGIEPDFGELALPRQFEDDEHKTMEDRNRFGFFRILWNASDGNPVASLNLWADSLRVDRDGKFRVTLPQLPDAGDLDEVDMSVLLTLRVIAQSGMASKTEIVDSLRLPEMEVDGALHLAYNHRWIEQEGGHYRLSWRWFRSIMRTLSRQNLLVRKI